The Bacteroidota bacterium genome window below encodes:
- a CDS encoding AAA family ATPase, with translation MSNYNSDVEAVQDLVQKYKKLRAEIGKVIIGQDEVVRDVLISIFSRGHCLLVGVPGLAKTLLVNTIAQTLGLTYNRIQFTPDLMPSDIIGTEILDESRQFKFIKGPLFANIILADEINRTPPKTQSALLESMQEYAVTAAGKRYALDQPFFVLATQNPIEQEGTYPLPEAQLDRFMFNVFLTYPEFEQELEVVKNTTSDFRPKLEKVISAQEILYFQELVRRIPIPDNVLKYAVTLATKTRPNTPSASAEINNYLAWGAGPRASQYLVIGAKCHAALNGKFSPDIEDVKAVAVPILRHRIVRNYRAEADGVTIEKIIANLF, from the coding sequence ATGTCAAACTACAATTCCGACGTCGAAGCAGTTCAGGATCTTGTCCAGAAATATAAAAAGTTAAGAGCTGAGATCGGTAAAGTAATTATCGGTCAGGACGAAGTCGTTCGCGATGTTCTCATCTCTATTTTCAGTCGTGGACATTGTCTTCTGGTCGGTGTACCGGGGTTGGCAAAGACATTACTTGTAAATACCATTGCCCAGACTTTAGGTCTTACCTATAACCGGATCCAGTTTACACCGGATCTGATGCCATCAGATATTATTGGAACAGAAATTCTTGATGAGTCAAGACAATTCAAATTCATTAAGGGGCCTTTGTTTGCGAATATAATTTTAGCAGATGAGATCAACCGGACGCCGCCGAAAACACAATCTGCTTTGCTGGAATCAATGCAAGAGTATGCAGTAACAGCGGCAGGAAAGAGATATGCATTAGATCAGCCGTTCTTTGTATTAGCAACTCAGAATCCAATTGAGCAGGAGGGAACTTATCCTTTACCGGAAGCACAGCTGGATCGTTTTATGTTCAACGTGTTTTTAACGTACCCGGAGTTTGAGCAGGAATTAGAAGTAGTTAAAAACACGACATCAGATTTCCGGCCGAAGCTTGAGAAGGTTATCAGTGCTCAGGAAATATTATATTTTCAGGAATTGGTAAGAAGAATTCCTATTCCTGATAACGTTCTCAAGTATGCCGTAACTCTTGCAACAAAAACTCGTCCGAATACGCCTTCCGCCAGTGCAGAGATCAATAACTACTTAGCTTGGGGAGCAGGCCCGCGGGCATCGCAATACCTTGTAATTGGAGCTAAGTGTCATGCTGCATTAAATGGAAAATTCTCACCGGATATAGAAGATGTAAAAGCAGTTGCAGTTCCTATTCTTCGTCATCGTATCGTTCGGAATTATCGTGCCGAGGCGGATGGTGTAACGATTGAGAAGATCATTGCGAATTTATTTTAG
- a CDS encoding peptidylprolyl isomerase: MKTNYSVIKSIAIAGIIGLSTQAFSQEIIDKVDAVVGNKIILHSDVEKQYVQYIAQGGAGTSNIRCTILDQLLLQKLMINQADIDSVTVADSQVEGELDRRMRYYVKQIGSEEKLEEYFKTSIRQLKSEFREVIQEQLLVQTMQSKITKDVTASPSDVRIYFESIPSDSLPYMDAEMEIGQIVRKPSVTKAQKLAVRTELEEYRRKILSGEADFAVYAALYSKDPSSAKKGGELGFFDRGTMVPEFEAAAFTLKPGDISPVIETKFGFHILQLIERRGDQINIRHILLQPTTDDAALMSCVSQLDSLKSQIIAGTITFEEAAQKFSDDEETKNNGGLLINPETNTTKLSPDKIDRLLFFQVDSMQIGRVSSPLVMNNTDGKTAYRLVMLKSRTQPHKANLKDDYTKIQEVATSEKQNKALSEWVSKKIKSTYIQLNEGHEDCALLNHWKKTVN, encoded by the coding sequence ATGAAAACAAATTATAGCGTAATTAAGTCGATTGCAATTGCCGGCATCATTGGATTAAGTACTCAGGCTTTTTCTCAGGAAATAATTGATAAAGTTGACGCTGTTGTAGGAAACAAGATCATTCTGCATTCTGATGTTGAAAAACAATACGTACAGTATATTGCACAAGGCGGGGCGGGAACGTCGAATATCCGTTGTACAATTCTCGATCAGTTGTTATTACAAAAACTGATGATCAATCAGGCCGATATTGATTCTGTTACTGTAGCTGACTCTCAGGTAGAAGGTGAGCTTGACCGCAGGATGCGTTATTACGTGAAGCAGATCGGTTCAGAAGAAAAACTGGAAGAATATTTCAAGACGAGTATCCGTCAGCTAAAGTCTGAATTCCGAGAAGTAATTCAGGAACAATTATTAGTTCAGACGATGCAATCAAAAATTACAAAAGATGTTACTGCCTCACCAAGTGATGTAAGAATTTATTTTGAAAGTATTCCGTCTGATAGTTTACCATACATGGATGCAGAAATGGAAATAGGGCAGATCGTCCGCAAACCATCTGTTACTAAAGCCCAAAAACTAGCTGTCCGCACAGAACTTGAAGAATACAGAAGAAAGATCCTTTCCGGCGAAGCCGATTTTGCTGTTTATGCGGCGCTTTATTCTAAAGATCCTTCATCAGCAAAAAAAGGTGGCGAGTTAGGATTTTTTGACCGCGGTACAATGGTTCCGGAATTTGAAGCTGCAGCTTTTACTTTAAAGCCGGGTGATATTTCTCCTGTTATAGAAACAAAATTCGGATTTCATATTTTGCAACTGATAGAAAGAAGAGGCGATCAGATCAATATCCGTCACATATTATTACAACCTACAACTGATGATGCAGCATTAATGAGTTGCGTAAGTCAACTGGACAGTCTTAAATCACAGATCATTGCAGGAACAATAACGTTTGAAGAAGCCGCACAGAAGTTTTCTGATGATGAAGAGACAAAGAATAACGGTGGCCTATTGATCAATCCAGAGACTAATACAACAAAACTTTCACCGGATAAAATTGACAGATTGTTATTCTTTCAGGTAGATTCTATGCAGATCGGTAGAGTTTCTTCACCTTTGGTAATGAATAATACCGATGGCAAAACAGCATATCGACTGGTGATGCTGAAAAGCAGAACTCAGCCACACAAAGCAAATCTGAAAGACGATTACACAAAGATCCAGGAAGTTGCAACCAGTGAGAAACAAAACAAAGCATTGAGCGAGTGGGTTTCTAAAAAGATCAAATCTACATACATCCAACTTAACGAAGGTCATGAAGATTGTGCCCTCCTGAATCACTGGAAAAAAACAGTCAATTAA
- a CDS encoding peptidylprolyl isomerase, with amino-acid sequence MKRKIFLSAALIVGLNASMLAQVNNDPVILKIANEPISKSEFERVFKKNNSKETTFDKKAVNEYLQLYINYKLKVKEALELGMDTAKSFNDELGGYRKQLAQPYLVDKQVSETLLREAYEHMKTDVRASHILVKCDQNALPSDTLAAYNKAMKIRTELSKGGDFAAVARRSSDDPSAKDNGGDLGFFSALQMVYPFENAAYNLKKDEMSMPVRTRFGYHIIKLTDSRPAQGEVKVEHIMIKAGAGIKGEDSVKAVAKINEIYAKLKAGDNFEELAKQFSEDQSTAKTGGLLPSFGTGRMVPEFEKAAFALKYPGDYSLPIKTSYGWHILKLMETKPIGKYEDLQADLKQKVQKDSRSELSRTSLIARVRTKYNMKEMPKAKEEFMTTIDSTLSSGTWTVDKAAKLNNTMFTIGNKTYTQKDFATYVSEHQVKRESGIPAKVMANTFYNEWVNDATLAYEESKLDSLYPDFRNLMQEYRDGILLFELTDKKVWSKAVKDSIGLREFYDKHKNNYMWGDRVEATVYTCANEEVAAEVRKLMKKIDDDDTLMARVNKSSQLNLQVKSGKFSKGENDAVDKVNHKVGMSPNINLNNQVVFVNIKKLIPAAPKQLDEAKGLITADYQNQLEKEWIESLRAKYPVEIKQDVVDSIATK; translated from the coding sequence ATGAAGAGAAAAATCTTTTTATCAGCCGCACTGATTGTCGGCTTAAATGCAAGTATGCTTGCGCAGGTGAACAATGATCCTGTTATTCTAAAAATTGCAAATGAACCTATTTCGAAGAGTGAATTCGAAAGAGTTTTCAAGAAAAACAATTCGAAAGAAACTACATTCGATAAAAAAGCCGTGAATGAATATTTGCAGCTTTATATCAATTACAAGTTGAAAGTGAAAGAAGCTTTGGAACTTGGAATGGATACTGCAAAATCATTCAACGATGAACTAGGCGGCTATCGCAAACAACTTGCTCAACCTTATCTGGTCGACAAGCAAGTGAGCGAAACGCTTTTACGTGAAGCATACGAACACATGAAAACTGATGTTCGTGCAAGTCATATCCTGGTCAAATGTGATCAGAATGCTTTGCCGTCTGACACACTTGCTGCTTACAACAAAGCAATGAAGATCCGTACAGAATTGTCAAAAGGCGGTGACTTCGCAGCTGTAGCCCGTCGTTCTTCTGACGATCCTTCTGCAAAAGACAATGGCGGAGATCTTGGTTTCTTTTCAGCACTTCAAATGGTTTATCCATTTGAAAATGCTGCATACAATCTGAAGAAAGATGAAATGTCAATGCCTGTTCGTACTCGTTTCGGTTATCACATTATAAAATTGACCGACAGTCGTCCTGCACAAGGTGAAGTGAAAGTTGAACATATCATGATCAAAGCCGGTGCCGGAATCAAAGGTGAAGATTCTGTAAAGGCAGTTGCAAAGATCAATGAGATCTATGCTAAACTGAAAGCAGGCGATAATTTCGAAGAACTTGCTAAACAATTTTCAGAAGACCAATCAACAGCTAAGACAGGTGGACTATTGCCATCTTTCGGAACAGGAAGAATGGTTCCTGAATTTGAGAAAGCAGCATTTGCATTGAAATATCCGGGCGATTATTCTTTACCGATCAAAACATCTTACGGCTGGCACATACTTAAACTGATGGAAACAAAACCAATCGGGAAGTATGAAGACCTACAGGCTGATCTGAAACAAAAAGTTCAGAAGGATTCCCGTTCTGAATTGAGCAGAACTTCTTTGATTGCTCGTGTCAGAACGAAATACAATATGAAAGAAATGCCAAAGGCGAAGGAAGAGTTTATGACTACTATCGACTCGACTTTGTCTTCCGGTACATGGACAGTTGACAAAGCTGCTAAATTGAACAACACTATGTTCACTATCGGTAATAAAACATATACGCAAAAAGATTTTGCAACATATGTAAGCGAGCACCAGGTGAAACGTGAAAGTGGAATTCCTGCTAAAGTTATGGCTAACACTTTCTATAATGAGTGGGTAAATGATGCAACTTTAGCGTATGAAGAATCAAAACTTGATTCACTATATCCTGATTTCAGAAATCTGATGCAGGAATATCGTGATGGAATTTTGCTTTTTGAACTTACAGACAAAAAAGTATGGTCGAAAGCAGTGAAAGACAGTATTGGTCTTCGCGAATTCTACGACAAGCATAAAAACAATTACATGTGGGGTGATCGCGTTGAAGCAACTGTGTATACTTGCGCAAACGAGGAAGTAGCAGCTGAAGTCCGTAAGCTGATGAAAAAGATCGACGATGATGATACTCTTATGGCTCGTGTCAACAAAAGTTCACAGTTGAATCTCCAGGTTAAATCCGGCAAATTCAGCAAAGGCGAAAATGATGCAGTCGATAAAGTAAATCACAAAGTTGGAATGAGTCCGAATATCAATCTGAACAATCAGGTAGTGTTTGTGAATATCAAAAAACTTATTCCTGCAGCTCCTAAGCAACTTGATGAGGCAAAAGGATTGATCACTGCCGATTATCAGAACCAACTTGAAAAAGAATGGATAGAATCGTTGCGAGCAAAATATCCTGTAGAAATAAAACAGGATGTCGTAGATTCTATTGCAACGAAATAA
- a CDS encoding T9SS type A sorting domain-containing protein, with the protein MKSIYVILFFLLSQSNYLSCQNTYSVSWAPEQPSWLFPIFFEDAIGQKDTIYIGYDSRALPFPDQQDFRFGEQGFAVDTVSLQVFSGYFPPPDSAMKVIVFSEAMFYLYPDGYLFPININNVYPPITLHYDISVFYSDSISPLPYPNQTATPKAQGIISWFYGSNYIDCGYETVLITDTVVNEPINYCQKPDSFILENFFGNNAKQDFLLYMGFAPWRGYVSLPVKEIEDSNTLSISPNPAINESNIVSELDMQSLSIVSFTGVILFEKDFQSSTRKYSLEISNFECGLYLLKVKFSDKTIIKRLIVAH; encoded by the coding sequence ATGAAAAGCATATACGTTATTTTATTTTTTTTACTATCACAATCCAACTATTTATCTTGCCAGAATACATATTCAGTTTCATGGGCACCAGAACAACCAAGTTGGTTATTTCCTATTTTTTTTGAAGATGCAATTGGCCAAAAGGATACAATTTATATTGGTTATGACTCTAGAGCTCTACCCTTTCCCGATCAACAAGATTTCAGGTTTGGCGAACAAGGTTTTGCAGTTGATACAGTTTCATTACAGGTTTTTTCCGGTTATTTTCCACCACCGGATTCTGCAATGAAAGTAATAGTTTTTAGTGAAGCGATGTTCTATTTATATCCAGACGGCTACCTTTTTCCTATTAATATAAATAATGTTTATCCTCCCATAACATTACATTACGATATATCTGTATTTTATTCTGATTCTATATCTCCACTACCTTACCCAAATCAAACTGCAACTCCAAAAGCTCAAGGAATAATAAGCTGGTTTTACGGTTCGAATTATATTGATTGTGGATATGAAACAGTTTTGATTACTGATACTGTTGTTAACGAACCAATAAACTACTGTCAGAAACCGGATAGTTTTATTTTAGAAAACTTCTTTGGAAACAATGCCAAACAGGATTTCCTTTTATATATGGGCTTTGCTCCTTGGCGTGGTTATGTTTCCCTCCCAGTAAAAGAGATTGAAGATTCAAATACTTTGTCAATTTCTCCCAATCCTGCAATAAACGAATCAAATATTGTTTCTGAATTGGATATGCAATCATTAAGTATTGTGAGTTTTACAGGAGTAATACTTTTTGAAAAAGATTTTCAGAGCTCAACGAGAAAATACTCTTTAGAAATTTCCAATTTTGAATGTGGACTTTATCTTTTAAAAGTAAAATTTAGCGATAAGACAATTATTAAACGTTTGATTGTAGCGCATTAA
- a CDS encoding T9SS type A sorting domain-containing protein, with the protein MKNKFLFLFTFLLLSKNYSFSQWAPNGATWYTGIVENISSPNQGYVRTNSIGDTVLNSIDCNLLESVHVNSSGQITLVDTLIMYSDSGRVFHYRNGSFYILYDFSLNAGDSWQTIAPYPSPFSLLGNPPDTIVEVVVDSISTITISGIAKKVMYVHSDSNDWYFLNPIIEDIGSFGGLFPYIYDWLDFDIPLLRCYSDSLLQYETGIISLCDTILNSVDEFGGVNFSDIVLWPIPVNERLSFHFNSSVKIESFLLYDEVGRIMMKGEGQELIGGISMVNYSSGIYFIQLLTSNSSRSFRILVY; encoded by the coding sequence ATGAAAAACAAATTTCTCTTTTTATTCACTTTTCTTTTACTATCAAAAAATTATTCATTCAGTCAATGGGCACCCAATGGCGCAACCTGGTACACCGGCATAGTAGAAAATATTTCATCCCCGAATCAAGGTTACGTCAGAACCAATTCAATTGGAGATACAGTTTTGAATTCCATTGATTGCAACTTGTTAGAGTCAGTCCATGTGAATTCTTCAGGCCAGATTACTTTGGTGGATACCTTAATAATGTACTCAGATAGTGGTCGAGTTTTTCATTATAGAAATGGTTCGTTCTATATATTGTATGACTTCAGTTTAAATGCCGGCGATTCCTGGCAAACAATTGCACCTTATCCATCTCCCTTTTCTCTTTTAGGTAATCCGCCTGATACAATTGTAGAGGTAGTAGTTGATTCCATTTCTACTATAACTATTTCAGGAATTGCAAAGAAAGTGATGTATGTTCATTCGGATTCAAATGACTGGTATTTCTTGAACCCGATCATAGAAGATATTGGTAGCTTTGGTGGGTTGTTCCCGTATATATATGATTGGTTGGATTTTGATATACCGTTATTAAGATGCTATAGTGATTCACTTCTACAATATGAAACAGGAATTATTAGCCTATGCGATACGATTTTAAACTCAGTTGATGAATTTGGAGGTGTTAATTTTTCAGATATAGTTCTTTGGCCGATTCCTGTAAATGAACGATTGAGTTTTCATTTCAATAGTTCTGTAAAGATTGAAAGTTTCTTATTGTATGATGAAGTTGGTAGAATAATGATGAAAGGTGAAGGGCAAGAGTTGATAGGGGGTATTTCAATGGTGAATTATTCTTCGGGAATTTATTTTATTCAGCTATTAACTTCAAATAGTTCTAGATCCTTTAGGATATTAGTATATTGA
- a CDS encoding IMP dehydrogenase codes for MKNEFPKLQIIVGNIATAAAAVYLAKAGADAVKVGIGPGSICTTRVIAGIGVPQFTAVFDVAQALKNTKVCVIADGGIRFSGDVAKALAAGANTVMLGSLLAGTEESPGETIIYEGRKFKSYRGMGSIEAMREGSKDRYFQAQTDDVKKLVPEGIVGQVPYKGLVGEELYQLVGGLRASMGYCGAESISELQKASFIRITSAGVRESHPHDVAIVKEAPNYHR; via the coding sequence ATAAAAAATGAATTCCCGAAATTACAGATCATAGTAGGAAATATTGCAACCGCAGCAGCAGCAGTTTATTTGGCAAAGGCAGGAGCCGATGCAGTAAAAGTTGGAATTGGTCCGGGTTCTATCTGTACGACCAGAGTTATTGCCGGAATTGGTGTTCCACAATTCACTGCTGTATTTGATGTTGCTCAGGCATTGAAGAATACCAAAGTATGTGTCATTGCCGATGGCGGGATCCGTTTCAGTGGCGATGTTGCAAAAGCACTTGCTGCAGGAGCAAACACAGTCATGCTGGGTTCATTGTTAGCCGGAACAGAAGAATCGCCAGGTGAAACAATCATCTACGAAGGAAGAAAGTTCAAATCCTACCGTGGTATGGGTTCGATTGAAGCCATGCGCGAAGGATCAAAAGACCGGTATTTTCAAGCTCAGACAGATGATGTAAAGAAATTAGTCCCTGAAGGAATTGTTGGACAAGTCCCTTATAAAGGCTTGGTAGGTGAGGAGTTATACCAACTTGTCGGAGGTTTACGTGCAAGCATGGGTTACTGCGGAGCCGAATCAATTTCCGAACTTCAGAAAGCATCATTCATCAGGATCACTTCGGCAGGTGTTCGGGAAAGTCATCCGCATGATGTTGCTATTGTGAAAGAGGCGCCGAATTATCACAGGTGA
- a CDS encoding IMP dehydrogenase — MAVAKSRFLGEALTYDDVLLVPAYSEVLPNEVKVSTKLTNSISLNIPILSAAMDTVTESEMAIAIAQEGGIGMLHKNMSIDQQAAEVRKVKRSESGMIHDPITLQKDARVRDALKIMRDYKIGGIPVVNNNHILIGICTNRDLRFEKNHERLVSEIMTKDNLITTTGVKDLKEAESILQNYKIEKLPVIDKKGKLIGLITYKDILKVKSRPNACKDEFGRLRVGAAIGVTKDSVERARALVEAGVDIITIDTAHGHTKGVVDVLEK, encoded by the coding sequence ATGGCAGTTGCAAAAAGCCGGTTCCTCGGCGAAGCTCTCACATACGATGATGTATTATTAGTCCCGGCCTACTCCGAAGTTTTACCTAATGAGGTGAAAGTCAGCACTAAACTTACTAATTCCATTTCTCTGAACATTCCAATTCTTTCAGCCGCAATGGATACAGTAACGGAGTCTGAAATGGCCATTGCTATTGCACAGGAAGGCGGAATCGGAATGCTTCACAAGAACATGTCCATCGACCAGCAAGCAGCGGAAGTCCGGAAAGTTAAGCGCAGTGAAAGCGGAATGATCCATGATCCTATCACTTTGCAAAAGGATGCAAGAGTAAGAGATGCTTTGAAGATCATGCGTGATTACAAGATCGGCGGGATTCCTGTTGTGAACAATAACCATATTCTTATCGGAATTTGTACTAACCGTGATCTGCGTTTTGAGAAAAATCACGAACGACTTGTTTCAGAGATCATGACGAAAGATAATCTGATCACTACTACAGGCGTGAAAGATCTCAAAGAAGCAGAAAGTATTTTACAGAATTATAAGATCGAAAAATTACCGGTCATCGATAAGAAAGGAAAACTTATCGGACTGATCACTTACAAAGATATTCTGAAAGTAAAATCGAGACCCAATGCATGTAAAGATGAATTTGGCCGGCTAAGAGTTGGTGCTGCAATTGGTGTAACGAAAGACAGTGTTGAAAGAGCAAGAGCATTAGTAGAGGCAGGTGTCGACATCATTACGATAGACACAGCACACGGACATACAAAAGGAGTAGTGGATGTTCTTGAAAAATAA
- a CDS encoding T9SS type A sorting domain-containing protein — translation MRSLSRSIFFIFFIIQFISPHSANATHAFGAQLTYTNLDANRYIITYTLYRDCSGIFPASTVMINISNSCGFPPQSFSIPQVTTPLALVPVCPDDNPTTCAGGIHMGIEKYVYSDTIVLTGACANWIVSHAESSRSSSLTTISGAGSDDLYVYCLINNFGVSNNSPVFLNEPGVYLCLNRPFAIDQGLFDSEGDSLTVQMITPLRAAGSIVSYFSGYSGTQPLISNPAMSINTTNGIVSVNPTQSDFSVYALLVNEFRNGVLIGQVERDLSLIARDCMNNAPDISGFDGTANYSTTILPGIQSCFVLAASDVDVGQNTIISLESSLGGLSFTHTGGNSDSATVCWTPSSNDSLSNPHCFSLRVTDSSCPYTASAVRNFCINVSLIDAIPENQQVNIQLFPNPFSDNLEVKTDLATEYDLRIHDIAGREVLKENFTGKLYELNTSTLAKGIYILSLFSKSDQMGTRVKIVKQ, via the coding sequence ATGAGGTCATTAAGCAGATCAATTTTCTTTATTTTCTTTATTATCCAATTTATTTCTCCGCATTCTGCAAATGCAACACATGCATTCGGAGCACAGCTGACTTATACAAATCTTGACGCTAACAGATATATTATCACTTACACTTTGTACAGAGACTGCTCCGGCATCTTTCCTGCGAGTACTGTGATGATCAACATTTCAAATTCATGCGGATTCCCGCCGCAAAGTTTTTCAATTCCACAAGTGACAACTCCTTTAGCACTCGTTCCGGTTTGTCCTGATGACAATCCTACAACCTGTGCCGGTGGCATTCACATGGGAATTGAAAAGTATGTTTACAGTGATACCATCGTTCTGACCGGCGCGTGTGCAAATTGGATAGTAAGCCATGCTGAGTCATCACGTTCTTCTTCGCTGACAACAATTTCAGGTGCAGGGTCTGATGATCTTTATGTGTATTGTCTGATCAATAATTTTGGTGTTTCAAATAACTCTCCGGTATTCCTTAATGAGCCCGGTGTTTATCTTTGTCTGAACCGTCCATTCGCTATCGACCAGGGATTATTTGACAGCGAAGGTGATTCATTGACTGTACAAATGATTACTCCATTACGTGCAGCGGGTTCAATTGTGTCTTACTTCTCAGGATACTCAGGTACACAGCCGTTGATTTCAAATCCTGCTATGTCGATTAATACTACAAATGGTATCGTAAGCGTAAATCCAACACAATCGGATTTTTCAGTTTATGCTTTACTTGTTAATGAATTCAGAAACGGTGTTCTCATTGGACAAGTAGAGCGGGATCTTTCTTTGATTGCACGAGATTGCATGAACAATGCTCCGGATATAAGCGGTTTTGATGGAACTGCAAATTACAGTACTACAATTTTACCGGGCATTCAGTCGTGCTTCGTACTTGCAGCTAGCGATGTTGATGTTGGACAGAATACAATAATTTCACTGGAGTCATCCTTAGGCGGACTTAGTTTCACTCACACTGGTGGTAATTCTGATTCAGCAACTGTCTGCTGGACACCTTCATCAAATGATTCGCTAAGCAATCCGCATTGTTTCAGTCTTCGTGTGACGGATAGTTCTTGTCCTTACACAGCTTCAGCAGTCCGAAATTTTTGCATCAACGTAAGTCTGATCGATGCAATTCCGGAAAATCAACAAGTAAATATTCAACTTTTTCCAAATCCTTTCTCCGACAATCTCGAGGTGAAGACCGATCTTGCAACAGAATACGATTTGCGTATTCATGATATTGCCGGGAGGGAAGTACTGAAAGAAAATTTTACCGGTAAGCTGTATGAATTAAATACTTCAACACTTGCAAAGGGAATTTATATTTTGTCGCTGTTTTCGAAGTCTGATCAGATGGGGACTAGGGTGAAGATTGTTAAGCAATAA
- a CDS encoding T9SS type A sorting domain-containing protein, with the protein MKNLKLLSAFFLPFLFLTFKTSPLIASHATGAEFSYVIVGPNTYEITYTFYRDCHGIEPSSSMDIIITNSCGYPSQTIFLPQVGIESDIETLCPGALTECHGGIMAGRQKWIFRSTVTLAGPCSDWQIGHSENARNASISTITAAGIDNLYTYAVINNMNGIVNSSPQFFSDPVIIYYVNQRLSIDNSVYDFDGDSLVFEMIVPRTGPNLYDTVVFLPGYFYNRPFISSSPITIESNTGLIEGVPTLEESSIYAILISEYRNGILVGQIERDMNFLIQSSTNTNPDVTGFFGTSDFSINIFANQQNCFQIPSFDVNANDQTTMDINCFIPGMSSYVAGSGRDTGFFCWTPTLADTIRNPHCFTVSVKDDFCAVFGYQARSYCINVQLPVDITELNSDGISIFPNPFNSEITIRIEHSGKSELSIFDIQGRKIVSKIIDSIESVHDFQQLENGMYVVSIAALETNQVFYQRMMKVN; encoded by the coding sequence ATGAAAAACTTAAAGTTACTTTCAGCATTCTTCTTACCATTTTTGTTTTTAACATTTAAAACAAGCCCCTTAATTGCATCCCACGCCACCGGAGCTGAGTTTTCTTATGTTATTGTTGGTCCGAATACATACGAAATTACATATACATTTTACAGGGATTGCCATGGGATTGAACCTTCAAGTTCAATGGATATTATCATCACAAATAGTTGCGGATATCCTTCACAAACCATTTTCTTACCACAGGTAGGAATAGAATCTGATATTGAAACTCTTTGTCCGGGTGCACTTACAGAATGCCACGGGGGAATAATGGCTGGAAGACAAAAATGGATTTTTAGAAGTACTGTTACATTAGCAGGACCATGTAGTGATTGGCAAATTGGTCACAGTGAGAATGCCAGAAATGCATCAATCTCAACTATTACCGCAGCTGGAATTGATAATTTGTATACCTATGCAGTTATAAATAATATGAATGGAATTGTAAATAGCTCCCCTCAATTTTTCAGTGATCCGGTGATAATTTATTATGTGAATCAGCGTTTATCTATTGACAACTCAGTATATGATTTTGATGGCGATTCACTCGTATTTGAAATGATCGTTCCAAGAACAGGTCCAAATTTATATGATACAGTTGTTTTTCTCCCTGGTTATTTTTATAACCGACCTTTTATTTCCAGTTCGCCAATCACTATTGAATCGAATACAGGACTTATCGAAGGAGTTCCTACGCTTGAAGAGTCTTCTATTTATGCAATTCTAATTAGTGAATACAGAAACGGAATTTTAGTCGGGCAAATAGAAAGGGATATGAATTTTTTAATTCAATCTTCAACGAACACAAATCCTGATGTAACAGGTTTTTTTGGCACATCTGATTTTTCAATAAACATATTCGCAAATCAGCAAAATTGTTTTCAAATTCCATCATTTGATGTAAATGCAAATGACCAAACTACAATGGATATAAATTGTTTTATTCCCGGAATGTCTTCTTATGTAGCTGGTTCAGGAAGAGATACAGGATTTTTTTGCTGGACACCAACGCTTGCAGATACAATCAGAAATCCGCATTGCTTTACTGTTTCAGTAAAAGACGATTTTTGCGCAGTGTTCGGGTATCAGGCCAGAAGTTATTGTATCAATGTGCAATTACCTGTAGACATTACTGAATTAAATTCCGATGGTATCTCCATCTTTCCAAACCCATTCAATTCTGAAATAACAATAAGAATAGAGCATTCAGGAAAATCAGAATTATCGATTTTCGATATACAAGGAAGAAAAATTGTTTCAAAAATTATTGACTCAATTGAATCAGTTCATGATTTTCAGCAATTGGAAAATGGAATGTATGTCGTATCGATTGCAGCATTGGAAACGAATCAGGTATTTTATCAGAGAATGATGAAGGTAAATTAG